From the Hymenobacter yonginensis genome, one window contains:
- a CDS encoding carboxypeptidase-like regulatory domain-containing protein: protein MKHFAASFLLLVASLSATSAFAQESDAPQAQDLTARFAPAPLPEPTAPEAAPTVAAPALVDLTGYVLDEQKRPLRGATVLLKGTTNAASTDANGHYVLQVPAGINILRYDYMGREGQELSASNFLPVTVMLAPASGKGRATKRP from the coding sequence ATGAAACACTTTGCTGCCTCCTTCCTGCTGCTCGTGGCCAGCCTGTCCGCCACCAGCGCCTTCGCTCAGGAATCTGACGCTCCCCAGGCGCAGGACCTGACGGCCCGGTTTGCCCCGGCGCCTTTGCCAGAGCCCACTGCCCCCGAAGCTGCCCCGACTGTTGCGGCCCCGGCGCTGGTAGACCTTACCGGCTACGTGCTGGACGAGCAGAAACGGCCGCTGCGTGGCGCCACCGTGCTGCTGAAAGGCACTACCAACGCCGCCAGCACCGATGCCAACGGCCATTACGTGCTGCAGGTGCCCGCCGGCATCAACATCCTCCGCTACGATTACATGGGCCGCGAAGGCCAGGAACTGTCGGCCAGCAACTTCCTGCCCGTTACGGTGATGCTGGCCCCGGCAAGCGGCAAAGGCCGGGCAACGAAGCGGCCCTAG
- a CDS encoding M61 family metallopeptidase, which produces MKNLLRLAHSLLVVALLSVPITAARAQEPLTYTISIDPAANSDEFRVQLALPKLGKEQGIYQFAATAPGTYQVMDIGRFVRKFEAFDKKGRLLPSKQLSTNQWQLLKPEKTREIRYTIAETWDTPVTEHSIYRMCGSSLETDHALLNGQTVLGYPQGWQARPLRIKLNYPAAWKIGTALTADSQGYYAAKNYDQAVDSPFLLGRLTQASTLLGPTKIDLFCYSRTDQVQAEPLLKEMQQMLTAAQQFLVQLPVQRYTFLYHFDDRSTGAWEHSYSSEYVLREEPLTPESAAGITSIAAHEFFHVVTPLNIHSEIIQQFNFVQPTGSEHLWLYEGTTEWAAGMMQLRGGLMPLEKYLEEMSGKIAYDRQRTDTTYSLSKLGLNSFSDEGQRQYGNIYQRGALTAALLDLRLLQLSGGKRGLREVILELTKRYGPDKPFSEKTFFQDFTQLTYPEIGDFFARYVQQAQPLPLAEYYATVGVRYEPLQRTGRRLATLGTGFRPDAEGRLLFQQVSAALQACGVANGDEFVAYQGEPVKLTNARAVLQRIEASPVGQESELTIRHAGAEKKIRCRLQAKDEVKRYQLTVMPNPTPAQLAQRQAWLKNQ; this is translated from the coding sequence ATGAAAAACCTGTTGCGCTTGGCGCATTCCCTGCTTGTTGTTGCTCTGCTGTCGGTGCCGATTACGGCGGCCCGGGCGCAGGAGCCGCTTACCTACACCATTTCCATCGACCCGGCCGCCAACAGCGACGAGTTTCGGGTGCAGCTGGCCTTGCCGAAGCTCGGCAAAGAGCAAGGCATCTACCAGTTTGCAGCCACGGCGCCCGGCACGTATCAGGTGATGGACATCGGCCGGTTTGTGCGCAAGTTTGAGGCCTTCGACAAGAAGGGCCGGTTGCTACCGTCCAAGCAGCTTTCCACCAACCAGTGGCAGCTGCTGAAGCCCGAAAAGACGCGCGAAATCCGCTACACCATTGCCGAAACCTGGGACACGCCCGTGACCGAGCACAGCATCTACCGCATGTGCGGCTCGTCATTGGAAACCGACCACGCGCTGCTCAACGGCCAGACCGTGCTGGGCTACCCGCAGGGCTGGCAGGCCCGGCCGCTGCGCATCAAGCTCAACTACCCCGCCGCCTGGAAAATCGGAACGGCCCTCACGGCCGATTCCCAGGGCTACTACGCTGCCAAAAACTACGACCAAGCCGTGGATTCGCCGTTTTTGCTGGGCCGCCTCACGCAGGCCAGCACCCTGCTCGGCCCCACCAAAATCGACCTATTCTGCTACTCCCGCACCGATCAGGTGCAGGCCGAGCCGCTGCTCAAGGAGATGCAACAGATGCTGACGGCCGCCCAGCAATTTCTGGTGCAGCTGCCGGTGCAGCGCTACACCTTCCTCTACCACTTCGACGACCGCAGCACTGGCGCCTGGGAGCATTCCTACAGCTCGGAGTACGTGCTGCGCGAAGAGCCGCTCACACCGGAGTCGGCGGCGGGCATCACCAGCATTGCCGCCCACGAGTTTTTCCACGTCGTGACGCCGCTCAACATCCACTCCGAAATCATCCAGCAGTTCAACTTCGTGCAGCCCACCGGCTCCGAGCATTTATGGCTGTATGAAGGCACCACCGAGTGGGCGGCCGGCATGATGCAGCTGCGCGGCGGCCTGATGCCGCTGGAAAAGTACTTGGAGGAAATGAGCGGCAAGATTGCCTACGACCGCCAGCGCACCGACACCACCTACTCGCTGAGCAAGCTGGGGCTGAACTCCTTTTCCGACGAAGGCCAGCGCCAGTACGGCAACATCTACCAGCGCGGCGCCCTTACGGCGGCCCTACTCGACCTGCGCCTGCTGCAGCTGTCGGGCGGCAAGCGCGGGCTGCGCGAAGTCATTCTGGAGCTCACCAAGCGCTACGGCCCCGACAAGCCCTTCTCGGAAAAGACGTTTTTCCAGGACTTCACCCAGCTTACCTACCCCGAAATCGGCGACTTTTTTGCGCGCTACGTGCAGCAGGCCCAGCCCCTGCCGCTGGCCGAGTACTACGCCACCGTGGGCGTGCGCTACGAGCCGCTGCAGCGCACCGGGCGCCGCCTGGCCACGCTCGGCACCGGCTTCCGCCCCGATGCGGAGGGCCGCCTCCTGTTTCAGCAGGTGAGTGCGGCCCTACAGGCCTGCGGGGTAGCCAACGGTGACGAGTTTGTAGCTTATCAAGGTGAGCCCGTAAAACTCACCAACGCCCGCGCCGTCCTCCAGCGCATCGAAGCCAGCCCCGTCGGCCAGGAGAGCGAGCTGACCATCCGGCACGCAGGCGCCGAGAAGAAAATTCGCTGCCGCCTGCAGGCCAAAGACGAGGTGAAACGCTACCAGCTCACGGTAATGCCCAACCCCACGCCCGCCCAGCTAGCGCAGCGCCAGGCGTGGCTGAAAAACCAGTAA
- a CDS encoding DUF1501 domain-containing protein yields the protein MKRRHFLQTTAAATVLPTLLGGLPIGAYGFSPELFELTGGETQTDRVLVLIQLNGGNDGLNMIIPTDQYSALMNARADIAIPQNQVLTLRAATGIHPAMTGVKNLFDDGKIGVVQSVGYPNPNYSHFRATDIWTSASDSNVTITSGWAGRYLNSEYANYPTGYPSAQNPDPLAISIGSVVSNCVQGPSVNMGMAIASTTSFYQLLSGGVDTAPNTPAGHELTFIRQVISQTQIYTTAIQAAAARARNLSPLYPAAGQNSLADQLKIVAQLVAGGLQTRVYVCNLGGFDTHAAQVPVTGSTTTGTHATLLGRISQALEAFQDDLRRLAVQDRVVGMTFSEFGRRIKANSSKGTDHGAAAPLIVFGTSVNPIIHGNNPVLPANAGVNDQVPMQFDFRAIYANLLRDWFRVPQATLNALLPSSLGQFPNVPVIRPGIVNGTSTAAATNVANFSVFPNPVRDHATVEFESEGGHVQVVVLDALGREVARLLDRNQPRGRRQIPFATGLAAGSYHCQVREGARVSSRLVVVEG from the coding sequence ATGAAACGCAGACATTTCCTCCAGACTACCGCGGCCGCCACCGTGCTACCCACGCTGCTGGGCGGCCTGCCGATTGGGGCGTACGGCTTTTCGCCGGAGCTGTTTGAGCTGACCGGCGGCGAAACCCAGACCGACCGGGTGTTGGTGCTGATTCAGCTGAACGGTGGCAACGACGGCCTGAACATGATCATCCCGACCGACCAGTACTCGGCCCTGATGAACGCCCGCGCCGACATTGCCATTCCACAAAACCAGGTGCTAACGCTGCGCGCCGCCACAGGCATCCACCCGGCCATGACGGGCGTGAAAAACCTGTTCGACGACGGCAAGATTGGCGTGGTGCAGAGCGTGGGCTACCCCAACCCCAACTACTCGCACTTCCGCGCCACCGACATCTGGACGTCGGCTTCTGATTCCAACGTCACCATCACCTCGGGCTGGGCCGGACGCTACCTCAACTCGGAGTACGCCAACTACCCCACCGGCTACCCCAGCGCCCAGAACCCCGATCCGCTGGCCATCAGCATCGGCTCGGTGGTGAGCAACTGCGTGCAGGGCCCCAGCGTGAACATGGGCATGGCCATTGCCAGCACCACCTCGTTCTACCAGCTGCTGTCGGGCGGGGTTGATACGGCCCCCAACACGCCGGCCGGCCACGAGCTGACGTTCATCCGGCAGGTGATTTCCCAGACCCAGATCTACACCACGGCCATTCAGGCGGCGGCGGCGCGGGCCCGCAACCTCTCGCCGCTCTACCCCGCCGCCGGCCAGAACTCCCTCGCCGACCAGCTCAAGATTGTGGCCCAGCTGGTAGCCGGCGGCCTGCAGACGCGGGTGTACGTCTGCAACCTCGGCGGCTTCGACACGCACGCGGCGCAGGTGCCCGTCACGGGCAGCACCACCACGGGCACGCACGCTACGCTGCTGGGCCGGATTTCGCAGGCCCTGGAAGCCTTCCAGGACGATCTGCGGCGCCTTGCGGTGCAGGACCGGGTGGTGGGCATGACGTTCTCGGAGTTTGGGCGCCGCATCAAGGCCAATTCCAGCAAGGGCACCGACCACGGCGCGGCGGCCCCGCTCATCGTGTTCGGCACCAGCGTCAACCCCATCATCCACGGCAATAACCCCGTGCTGCCCGCCAACGCCGGCGTCAACGACCAGGTGCCGATGCAGTTCGACTTCCGGGCCATCTACGCCAACCTGCTCCGCGACTGGTTCCGGGTGCCGCAGGCCACGCTCAATGCCCTGCTGCCGTCCAGCCTCGGGCAGTTCCCGAACGTGCCGGTTATCCGGCCCGGTATCGTGAACGGCACCAGCACCGCCGCCGCCACCAACGTGGCCAACTTCAGCGTGTTTCCGAACCCCGTGCGCGACCACGCCACGGTGGAGTTTGAGAGTGAAGGCGGGCACGTGCAGGTGGTGGTGCTCGACGCGCTGGGCCGCGAAGTGGCCCGCCTGCTCGACCGAAACCAGCCCCGCGGCCGCCGCCAGATTCCGTTTGCCACAGGCCTGGCCGCCGGCTCCTACCACTGCCAGGTGCGCGAAGGCGCCCGCGTCAGCTCCCGGCTAGTTGTGGTGGAGGGATGA
- a CDS encoding DUF1800 domain-containing protein encodes MDRRAFLRKPASALVAPAAAMSEPPAPGTDPPTGSGDETVSRYANTSLPTAPRSTAGLNPYTGPWGYAQAAHLLRRTLFGPTRSEILTAASRSMPQVLTTLLTAPAAPAPPLNVSATDTSVPLGQTWVTQAFDQNFEGVRRSSLRAWWLGQLLGQVPSLVEKMTLFWHNHFVVELGDINDARYGYQYCALLRRHALGNIQRLAEDVTVNPAMLRYLNGNQSTATAPNENYGRELLELFTVGKGPLIGTGNYTNYTEADVQAAARVLTGWRDNATTQVGYFTASRHDTTTKTFSSAFQNATISNQTDQEYKALIALVFRQQETARFLCRKLYRWFVYYVIDATTETQVIEPMAQLLLQSNYEVAPVLRALLGSEHFFDTVNMGCVIKSPLDFTVGTARQLQVAFPPATNVTAQYAMWNYLNGVTNVQQQLLGDPPNVAGWPAYWQTPQYYEMWINAVTLPRRNQLTDLLISNNGYTTSGATIKIDPIALVLALPAATAADCNLLIAELARLLTPIQLTPTQLTYLNDTLLPGLPDFEWTIEWNEYLAAPTNAAKRAAVQTKLQSLLRTLMGLAEYHLS; translated from the coding sequence ATGGACCGTAGAGCTTTCCTCCGCAAACCCGCCTCTGCCCTGGTAGCCCCGGCCGCCGCCATGTCGGAGCCGCCCGCCCCCGGCACCGACCCGCCCACCGGCTCCGGCGACGAAACCGTGAGCCGCTACGCCAACACCAGCCTGCCCACCGCGCCCCGCTCTACGGCCGGCCTGAACCCCTACACGGGCCCGTGGGGCTACGCCCAGGCCGCGCACCTGCTACGCCGCACGCTGTTCGGCCCCACCCGCTCCGAAATCCTGACGGCGGCCAGCCGGAGCATGCCGCAGGTGCTCACCACGCTGCTCACGGCACCAGCCGCGCCCGCGCCGCCGCTCAACGTGTCGGCCACGGATACGAGCGTGCCGCTGGGCCAGACCTGGGTGACGCAGGCCTTCGACCAGAACTTCGAGGGCGTGCGGCGCTCCTCGCTGCGGGCTTGGTGGCTGGGGCAGTTGCTGGGCCAGGTGCCGTCGTTGGTGGAGAAAATGACGCTGTTCTGGCACAACCACTTTGTGGTGGAGCTTGGCGACATCAACGACGCCCGCTACGGCTACCAGTACTGCGCGCTGCTACGCCGCCACGCGCTGGGCAACATCCAGCGCCTGGCCGAAGACGTGACCGTGAACCCGGCCATGCTGCGCTACCTCAACGGCAACCAGAGCACCGCCACAGCCCCCAACGAAAACTATGGCCGCGAGCTGCTGGAACTGTTTACGGTAGGCAAGGGCCCACTCATCGGGACCGGCAACTACACTAACTACACCGAGGCCGACGTGCAGGCCGCCGCGCGCGTGCTCACGGGCTGGCGCGACAACGCCACCACCCAGGTCGGCTACTTCACGGCCTCGCGCCACGACACGACCACCAAAACCTTCAGCAGCGCTTTCCAGAACGCCACTATCAGCAACCAGACCGACCAGGAGTACAAGGCCCTGATTGCGCTGGTGTTCCGGCAGCAGGAAACGGCGCGCTTCCTGTGCCGCAAGCTCTACCGCTGGTTTGTGTACTACGTGATTGACGCCACCACCGAAACCCAGGTGATTGAGCCCATGGCCCAGCTGCTGCTGCAAAGCAACTACGAGGTGGCGCCGGTGCTGCGGGCTTTGCTCGGGAGCGAGCATTTCTTCGACACCGTGAACATGGGCTGCGTGATTAAGAGCCCGCTCGACTTCACGGTGGGCACGGCCCGGCAGTTGCAGGTGGCCTTTCCGCCCGCCACCAACGTCACGGCACAATACGCCATGTGGAACTACCTCAACGGCGTCACGAACGTGCAGCAGCAGCTGCTCGGCGACCCGCCGAACGTGGCCGGCTGGCCGGCCTACTGGCAGACGCCGCAGTACTACGAAATGTGGATCAACGCCGTGACGCTGCCCCGCCGCAACCAGCTCACCGACCTGCTCATCAGCAACAACGGCTACACCACCAGCGGCGCCACCATCAAAATCGACCCGATTGCGCTGGTGCTGGCCCTGCCCGCCGCCACCGCCGCCGACTGCAACCTGCTGATTGCGGAGCTGGCCCGGCTGCTGACGCCCATCCAGCTCACGCCCACCCAGCTCACCTACCTCAACGACACGCTGCTGCCGGGCCTACCCGATTTTGAGTGGACGATAGAGTGGAACGAGTACCTGGCCGCACCCACCAACGCCGCCAAGCGCGCCGCCGTGCAAACCAAGCTGCAGTCGTTGCTGCGCACCCTCATGGGCCTGGCCGAATATCATCTGTCTTAA
- a CDS encoding S1 family peptidase: MMTEADYYALFEAYQRGELAAPARTDLERRLSADPVLAERYADFTSLTDTLHSYGQRLSVRRKLRAIQAELDAEQAVKLTDAEDGEVLETGNPLMPQLHISRTEQQLRRFWQGHRATMMVAASVAVLAVFTTLLGIEWWRASQKPSLYGYTVLRKEVERIRRTQLAMNRAIRGQAPAPETVNPGKFSGTGFALTADGYLVTSYHVIQGADSLLIEGRDRRSYRAEPVFTDVAHDLAILRINDKQFNGFGRLPYSFKRGTADLGEKVYTLGYPREDLVFNDGSLSARSGFEGDSAFYQISIPVNPGNSGGPLLDDRGNLIGIISGRQMDAQSAAFATKSSYLMRLVDSLSAAATQAQPYNLPRTNQLAGTSRPQQIRKLQDYVFVVKVYE; the protein is encoded by the coding sequence ATGATGACGGAAGCTGACTATTACGCTTTATTCGAGGCCTACCAGCGTGGCGAGCTGGCGGCGCCGGCGCGCACCGACCTAGAGCGCCGCCTGTCCGCCGACCCCGTGCTGGCCGAGCGCTACGCCGATTTCACCTCCCTGACCGATACGCTGCACAGCTACGGCCAGCGCCTGAGCGTGCGCCGCAAGCTGCGCGCCATTCAGGCTGAGCTGGACGCCGAGCAGGCCGTGAAACTGACCGACGCCGAAGACGGCGAAGTGCTGGAAACCGGCAACCCGCTGATGCCGCAGCTGCATATTTCGCGCACCGAGCAGCAGCTGCGCCGGTTCTGGCAGGGGCACCGCGCCACTATGATGGTGGCCGCCTCGGTGGCCGTGCTGGCCGTGTTCACCACGCTGCTGGGCATTGAGTGGTGGCGCGCCTCGCAGAAACCGTCGCTGTACGGCTACACGGTGCTGCGCAAAGAAGTGGAGCGCATCCGCCGCACCCAGCTGGCCATGAATCGTGCCATCCGGGGCCAGGCACCGGCGCCGGAAACCGTGAACCCCGGCAAGTTCAGCGGCACGGGCTTCGCCCTGACAGCTGACGGCTACCTGGTGACCAGCTACCACGTCATTCAGGGGGCCGATTCGCTGCTGATTGAGGGCCGCGACCGGCGCAGCTACCGCGCCGAGCCGGTGTTCACCGACGTGGCCCACGACCTGGCTATCCTGCGCATCAACGACAAGCAGTTCAATGGCTTCGGCCGCCTGCCCTACTCCTTCAAGCGCGGCACCGCCGACCTGGGCGAGAAAGTGTATACGCTGGGCTATCCGCGCGAAGACCTGGTGTTCAACGATGGCTCGCTGAGCGCCCGCTCGGGCTTTGAAGGTGACTCGGCCTTTTACCAGATCAGCATTCCGGTGAACCCCGGCAACTCGGGCGGCCCGCTGCTCGATGATCGGGGCAACCTGATTGGCATCATCAGCGGCCGCCAGATGGACGCGCAGAGCGCGGCCTTCGCCACCAAGTCGTCGTATCTGATGCGGCTGGTAGACTCGCTGAGCGCGGCGGCCACGCAGGCCCAGCCCTACAACCTGCCCCGCACCAACCAGCTGGCCGGCACCTCGCGCCCCCAGCAGATTCGCAAGCTTCAGGACTACGTGTTTGTGGTGAAAGTCTACGAATAG
- a CDS encoding RNA polymerase sigma factor encodes MAKATASYTDDEFVAAIRRGDDRALAQLYRLHLPMVSHYVLQNSGTEDDARDVYQEGVMVFYEKVRDNSLELSCQIKTYLYAVCRRLWLKRLAEKTRFGTRLDDHEPFLETGAEADLEEAEERDRRFATMNEAMERLGEPCRSLLEGFYLLDKSMQQLTADFGYTNADNAKNQKYKCLVRLKKLFFTQYQESET; translated from the coding sequence ATGGCGAAGGCCACTGCTTCTTATACTGACGACGAGTTCGTGGCGGCCATCCGCCGCGGCGACGACCGCGCCCTGGCGCAGCTCTACCGGCTGCATCTGCCCATGGTGTCGCACTACGTGCTGCAGAACAGCGGCACCGAAGACGACGCCCGGGACGTGTACCAGGAGGGCGTAATGGTGTTTTACGAGAAGGTGCGCGACAACTCCCTGGAGCTGAGCTGCCAGATCAAAACCTACCTCTACGCCGTGTGCCGCCGCCTCTGGCTGAAACGCCTCGCCGAGAAAACCCGCTTCGGCACCCGCCTCGACGACCACGAGCCTTTTCTGGAGACAGGGGCCGAGGCCGACCTGGAGGAAGCCGAGGAGCGGGACCGGCGCTTCGCCACCATGAACGAAGCCATGGAACGCCTCGGCGAACCGTGCCGCTCGTTGCTGGAAGGCTTTTATCTGCTCGACAAGTCGATGCAGCAACTCACGGCAGACTTCGGCTATACCAACGCCGACAATGCCAAAAACCAGAAGTACAAGTGCCTGGTGCGGCTGAAAAAGCTCTTTTTCACGCAGTACCAGGAAAGTGAGACATGA
- a CDS encoding BatA domain-containing protein, whose product MPTILLSDAAAGWLALLALAVPVAIHLWNRRPGRTVPMGSVRWLQAAANRRLRNLRLEQLALLLLRTAIVGLVALALAGPQWQQQRPARPVRGLVLLAPEVLHPEVLPGLRPTLDSLRRRGYELRQFAPNFRLISAAAWQQPDSLALLRPATGAAPDDYWLRARQAADSFPGRPLRVLSGAALPHFRGARPTLPARLTWQTVPLPDSSAWLAQAGQFSPDSLRLLVGSSQEEGTTFRIVRLARPRSSGPLAVAGLPGLRYQTGNLAKLQQAGQPEVVVQTEPLRVVLYADSRHAAAARYLRAALQAVAPGLARPLEIRTVTPAADLSTSPDWLFWLSDEPVPAAWLARAQRGGHLWQETAAVGAPVVGRLHLTGLLPDATAPVEVLRLDTSRVPASQAVVWQTGAGQPVLLREPAGRGSRYLLRTHLQPAATSLPETAALPTLLLHLLRTESADAPLFAARPAPTERRRLDARQLGAAPWQPVRRLPAQSRRQLPPPVLVDVRAWVVLAALLLFALERGLAYRRSIVSPTLATA is encoded by the coding sequence TTGCCCACGATTCTTCTTTCTGATGCTGCTGCCGGCTGGCTGGCGCTGCTGGCGCTGGCGGTTCCGGTGGCTATTCACTTGTGGAACCGGCGGCCGGGGCGCACGGTGCCGATGGGCAGTGTGCGCTGGCTGCAGGCCGCCGCCAACCGCCGCCTGCGCAACCTGCGGCTGGAGCAGCTGGCGCTGCTGCTGCTACGGACAGCCATTGTGGGGCTGGTAGCGCTGGCGCTGGCTGGCCCCCAGTGGCAGCAGCAGCGCCCGGCCCGCCCGGTGCGGGGCCTGGTGCTGCTGGCGCCGGAAGTGCTGCATCCCGAGGTGCTGCCCGGCCTGCGCCCCACCCTCGACTCCCTGCGCCGCCGCGGCTACGAGCTGCGGCAGTTCGCGCCCAACTTCCGCCTGATTTCCGCCGCCGCCTGGCAGCAGCCCGATTCACTGGCGCTACTCCGGCCAGCAACCGGCGCCGCCCCCGACGACTACTGGCTGCGCGCCCGCCAGGCCGCCGACTCTTTTCCGGGCCGGCCGCTGCGGGTGCTGAGCGGCGCGGCGCTGCCGCACTTCCGCGGCGCCCGCCCCACCCTGCCGGCGCGCCTCACCTGGCAAACAGTGCCCCTACCCGACTCCAGCGCGTGGCTGGCGCAGGCCGGGCAGTTTTCGCCTGATTCACTGCGCCTGCTGGTGGGCAGCAGCCAGGAAGAAGGCACCACGTTCCGGATAGTACGCCTGGCCCGGCCGCGTAGCAGCGGGCCGCTGGCGGTGGCCGGGCTGCCCGGTCTGCGCTACCAAACCGGAAATCTGGCCAAGCTGCAGCAGGCCGGCCAGCCCGAGGTGGTGGTGCAAACCGAGCCGCTGCGAGTGGTGCTGTATGCGGATAGCCGCCACGCCGCCGCCGCCCGCTACCTGCGCGCCGCGCTGCAGGCCGTGGCCCCTGGCCTGGCCCGGCCGCTAGAAATCCGCACCGTGACGCCTGCCGCCGACTTATCTACCTCGCCCGACTGGCTATTTTGGCTGAGTGACGAGCCAGTTCCGGCTGCGTGGCTGGCACGGGCGCAACGGGGCGGCCACCTCTGGCAGGAAACCGCCGCCGTTGGCGCGCCCGTCGTCGGCCGCCTCCACCTTACCGGCCTCCTACCCGATGCCACCGCCCCCGTGGAGGTGCTGCGGCTGGATACCAGCCGCGTTCCGGCCAGTCAGGCCGTCGTCTGGCAGACGGGGGCCGGCCAGCCGGTACTGCTGCGCGAGCCAGCCGGCCGCGGCAGCCGCTACCTGCTGCGCACCCACCTGCAGCCCGCCGCCACCAGCCTCCCCGAAACCGCCGCCCTGCCCACCCTGCTGCTACACCTGCTCCGCACCGAGTCGGCCGATGCGCCGCTATTTGCCGCCCGGCCCGCCCCCACCGAGCGCCGCCGGCTGGATGCCCGGCAGTTGGGTGCAGCGCCGTGGCAGCCGGTTAGACGTCTGCCCGCCCAGAGCCGGCGGCAGCTGCCGCCGCCGGTGCTGGTGGATGTGCGGGCCTGGGTGGTGCTGGCGGCCCTACTGCTGTTTGCCCTGGAAAGAGGCCTGGCCTACCGCCGGTCCATTGTTTCGCCTACCCTTGCTACCGCCTGA
- a CDS encoding DUF58 domain-containing protein has protein sequence MLSPELLHALHNLPLAAKRAAEGFLHGAHLSRRKGAGMEFSQYRPYQPGDDLRRLDWRLAARSDRYYLRESDVDTSLTVHLVLDATASMNHPDDNGLTKLDYARLLLGALAYLAQQQGDAVGLTILHPAGLRHLPPRADARQLPRLYHALETAEAAGTFPTQETLAPLTARRQRALVVCATDMYEQDAEMERLLTRLRAASGEVLLLHLMAGNELNFSFRGAVTFEDLETGQRLQLNADQQRATWQPQLQQWLRATAQQARRHGFDYHQLSTAEPLTQAIREFLRRRDAMG, from the coding sequence ATGCTTTCCCCTGAACTCCTTCACGCCTTACACAACCTGCCGCTGGCGGCCAAGCGGGCGGCTGAGGGCTTTCTGCACGGCGCGCACCTAAGCCGGCGCAAGGGCGCGGGCATGGAGTTCAGCCAGTATCGCCCCTACCAGCCCGGCGACGACCTGCGCCGCCTCGACTGGCGCCTGGCCGCCCGCTCCGATAGGTACTACCTGCGCGAATCAGACGTGGACACCAGCCTGACCGTGCACCTCGTGCTGGACGCCACCGCCAGCATGAACCACCCCGACGACAACGGCCTCACCAAGCTCGACTACGCCCGGCTGCTGCTGGGCGCGCTGGCCTACCTGGCCCAGCAGCAGGGCGACGCCGTGGGCCTCACCATTCTGCACCCGGCCGGCCTGCGCCACCTGCCGCCCCGCGCCGACGCCCGCCAGCTGCCGCGCCTCTACCACGCCCTCGAAACCGCCGAAGCGGCAGGCACCTTCCCCACCCAGGAAACCCTGGCGCCCCTCACGGCCCGCCGCCAGCGCGCCCTGGTGGTGTGCGCTACCGATATGTATGAGCAGGATGCCGAAATGGAGCGCCTGCTCACGCGCCTGCGTGCCGCCTCGGGCGAGGTGCTGCTGCTGCACCTGATGGCCGGCAACGAGCTCAACTTCAGCTTCCGCGGCGCCGTGACGTTCGAGGACCTAGAAACCGGCCAGCGCCTGCAGCTCAACGCCGACCAGCAGCGCGCCACCTGGCAGCCGCAGCTGCAGCAGTGGCTGCGCGCCACCGCCCAGCAGGCCCGCCGCCACGGCTTCGACTACCACCAGCTCAGCACCGCCGAACCCCTCACCCAGGCCATCCGCGAGTTCCTGCGCCGCCGCGATGCTATGGGGTAA
- a CDS encoding AAA family ATPase, producing MISTETAVHALLAKLPPLRQEIAKVIVGQEAVLDEVLVALLAGGHALLEGVPGLAKTLLVRTLAQATDLPFRRIQFTPDLMPTDILGTEILEEDHGTGHRSFKFNEGPIFASLVLADEINRTPPKTQAALLEAMQEGHVTYAGQEHALPKPFFLLATQNPIEQSGTYPLPEAQLDRFLLYIRIGYPTEQEELAVLSGTTGTARPEVKSVLAGEDVRQLQQLVRQVSLSPELLSFVNRLVRATRPATSEVQFIRDYGRWGAGPRAGQALILCAKARALLQGRFAATLEDIRALAPAVLRHRVLLNFNAEAENLTSDDAVAALLKAVAV from the coding sequence GTGATTTCAACCGAAACTGCCGTTCATGCCCTGCTGGCGAAGCTGCCGCCGCTGCGCCAGGAAATTGCCAAGGTGATTGTAGGCCAGGAGGCCGTGCTGGATGAGGTGCTGGTGGCGCTGCTGGCCGGCGGCCACGCCCTGCTGGAAGGCGTGCCGGGCCTGGCCAAAACCCTGCTCGTGCGCACCCTGGCCCAGGCCACCGACCTGCCCTTCCGCCGCATCCAGTTCACACCCGACCTGATGCCGACCGACATTCTCGGCACCGAGATTCTGGAGGAAGACCACGGCACCGGCCACCGCTCGTTCAAGTTCAATGAAGGCCCCATTTTCGCCAGCCTCGTGCTGGCCGACGAAATCAACCGGACGCCACCCAAGACGCAGGCGGCGCTGCTGGAAGCCATGCAGGAAGGCCACGTGACCTACGCCGGCCAGGAGCACGCGCTGCCCAAGCCGTTCTTTCTGCTGGCCACCCAAAACCCCATCGAGCAAAGCGGTACCTACCCGCTGCCCGAGGCCCAGCTCGACCGGTTTCTGCTCTACATCCGCATCGGCTACCCCACCGAGCAGGAAGAGCTGGCGGTGCTGAGCGGCACCACCGGCACGGCACGGCCCGAGGTGAAGTCGGTGCTGGCGGGCGAGGATGTGCGGCAGCTGCAGCAGTTGGTGCGGCAGGTGAGTTTGAGCCCCGAGCTGCTGAGCTTCGTGAACCGGCTGGTGCGGGCCACGCGCCCGGCCACGTCGGAGGTACAGTTTATCCGCGACTATGGCCGCTGGGGCGCCGGTCCGCGCGCCGGGCAGGCGCTCATTCTGTGCGCCAAGGCCCGCGCCCTACTGCAGGGCCGCTTCGCCGCTACTCTGGAAGATATCCGGGCGCTGGCCCCGGCCGTGCTGCGCCACCGCGTGCTGCTCAATTTCAACGCCGAAGCCGAGAACCTGACCTCCGACGACGCCGTGGCCGCGCTGCTGAAGGCAGTGGCGGTGTAG